tTATTTGCACTGCCGACCAATTGACTCTGTGTTGACTTAGAGGCCATGTCTATCTCGTTACGTCATGACCTCtcgacatattttttactccacgtctattattttttacaataatttattatttttatatatatatatatattattttgactCTTGTATATTCATTtacgagatttttttttacttattaatttaagattgACGACACCCACATGGGCCCGCCTACGTATAAGGCATTTGAGAGAGCATAGGCCACCCAAACATGTATTTTCTTAATCTTCCTAGTTTGTTTCGATATTTATTACGGTAAAGAGAAACTCAATCGCGCAATCGACAGGTTTTCTTTTACTCTGTTAAGTCTTAGCTGTATATGCTGCGATATATCTATATCGTTATACATGTAACATGTAAGCTATGTAATGTAagaatgtatgtatgtatgtatgtatatatgtatgtatctatctatatatcgGAGATATGTTGCTGTGGCACGGCGCTAATCCGAATGGCGCGTGGCCCAGAGAAACGTGGGAAGACGATGAACTAGATCCGGGTCTGCCAGCAGTTATCCCCAGGAATATCGATCCCAGGTGTCGATTGTTGTCACTGAATTCATCTTTTCTCGGTATTTTAAAAGCTTTCGTCGTCCATCAATCACCTGATGATCGACCTATTTCTCaacgattaataaatttcagtgaTCACACCTCTGAGTTGGTTAATTGAGGATAAAAATAACGGCGGAAAATGGGCATTGATTTAGAGTGGAGGTTTTCGGTCGAAGCGCGAACTGGTTTAGCTTTATATAAATGTAGACGGGCGTCCTACGCCGATGAGAACCTGTTCTTCCGCTCGGCCACGGTCCTCCGCGCCCGCGAGCCGACTCTCAAGGGTCCTTTTTCCTCCGTCATCCTCAAGCATTACTCTCTCTCGTTTGCTCACAGTGTCGTAGACCGCCAAGGGTTGTAGTTCTGAGCACTCGCGCGACTTTCCgcaaggtttttttttttatttttatttgcttttagtttttttttccctctCATTTCGTTCACAACAGAGCTCACGAGATTTTGAGTCTCTTTTATTCTCATTTGGCGAGTGGAGAGCATGGGGACAAAGGCTGGCTTGCTGGAACGTGAGTTAAGTCTCTCTTCTACATACCCTACCCGTTCGCTGAGCTCTATACGTATCTACATACGTGTATAATTTACTTCTGAAAGAATAAGCTCTGTTAAATTGTATTCAATTCGTACGCAAATTAGTGTTATTGACGTGAGCAATAAAAAGACTtgctgagaaaataataaaaggttAAAAAAGAGAGAGTGTGACAGGAGACTTTTTAAGTAAACTGGTTGAAATAATCGGGCATTTAAAAGTATCTAAGTGTGCTGGTGGTTGCTGATGGTGCTGGTGATACTGCTGttatgttatattatatttatacgtgtgtattattttgtattgcaGTTGGCGGTATGAGCCGGCCGTCGAAAGCCGTGACCCAGGTAAAGAAGGTGGCACCACCGGCCGTGCCCGATGTCTTCCGACACTCTGGTTCGTCCTTTGGTTCGGCAGGATACGCCAGCAGCGAGGACGGTGGCTTCCTGTCGAGTGGCGGGGGCGCTCCCGGTGACGACGGGTCCTATGGAATGCCAGCAGGAAAGAGTCCGGGTCCCATTTACACGCATCCTGGATTCGCATTCCCACCAGTCGTTGGCAAATATGCCCACGCTGAGGATCAAGGTtagttatatacatatacatatccatatatatgtatacatattataCTATACAATTTTCTCTCCTTCTCTTTCTATCTATCTCTTGGTTTTATTTAACTGTCTGGTTGCTTATGCTCATACTCCCTAATTCTCTccttttatctttatctttttctATCCCACTGATTGGCAACACCGCCAGTATTCAGCCATAAAAGGTATAAAGTTaactttcaaattataaaactcaTTGTTGGTGGTTGCAGGTATCGACATGACACAGAGCCCAGGACGTGACAGCCCAGGTAGTTCAGGCTCGGGATCCGGGTCGAGACACTCGACCGCGTCATTGGACTCCGGACGAGCCTCGGGCTACCACTTGGGTCCACGAGGACCCGGTGGTGCCCTCACCTCATCTCCGAGGTGTTCCATTAGCTCGCTGGGTAGCCATCCAGACCGGCCTTCGGATCTTGATGTGCACGCCTGGCTCACCGAGTTACAATTTGAAGAGTACTTTCAGTTATTTTCTTCAGCTGGCTATGATCTTGCGACCATAACGCGCATGACCCCCGAGGACCTTACAGCCATAGGTAATTGACATCTTGATTGTATTAAATtaccccatatatatatatatgttcataaaTCGTGCTCGACTAGACAGAGAAGTTGattatgaaaacaataataataataagtgttTTATTGtcgttgttattattaaaaataatgtatggTGACGTTGTTTTATAGGTATCAAGAAGCCAAATCATAGAAAGCGACTCAAGGCGGAGATCGACAATCTAAACGTGGGCGATGGGCTACCAGAACATATACCTGGATCATTAGAGGAATGGTTGCGATTGCTAAGACTCGAGGAGTACTTGGGTGCGCTCCATCAGCAGGGCATGAGATCCGTCGAGGACGTCACGACACTGACTTGGGAGGATCTTGAGGATATTGGTATTGTCAGATTGGGACACCAGAAGAAACTTTTATTAGCAATTAAGCGAGTTAAGGATATACGTGCGGGTAAAAGAATTCAGCCGTTGGATTTATCGAGACTTCCACCCCATCCTGGACACACCCAGGATGTCGTTATTCAGCGAGGAGGATCGGATCTTCCGTCGCCGGATGAAGATTGCTCGTCTCCAGTATTGAGGTCTTTTCAGAGGAACGAATCCTCACCATGGAGGAGCATGTACGCAGCATTGCCTGCTGGCGTTGATTACGCCACAGTAGGCCGGGGACCACGTGGTAAATCACTTGAGAGTCTTGAAGATGCACCACTTACTTATCCGCCCTCACCAGCACCCTCTTCGCACATGGACTCTATCGGCTGGCGTCCTAGATGCTTCGAAGACGGTGATGTTACACCAACTAATGAGGTCTCCTCGATGATTGAAGCCGGTGGCAATACACTTCCGCGACCCAGACACTGTCTAGTGCGACCGAGACCCGTTGCCAAggtaaaaatactatttatttattattaattggtttagttttagttttaaaataagtgggatgttataataaaattcagctGTTGGATCAGGTCACCGCAACACCCGGACAGTTTAAATCACTGCCACGAGACTTTGACAATAAATATCAGCTGACATACGGACTAGAGAGTAGTCCACATCTGTCTAAACGTCGTCCGCCTTCACCACCGCGACGTCAAAGCTCCCGAGATCTGGGAAACAACGGCGGTAACGGTGATGTGGTGATTGATTGTAGTGGACCAGTTCCCACTACTTGTGAGGAacatcatcttcatcatcatcatcaccatcatcaacAACCACCACCACCAGCTCCAAGTGGTGCGCCTTCTACACCTCAAATGCATCGGCCATCATCATCAATGTCCCGTTCCTGGGGTAGTGTAAGTACTAATGTCAATGAAGAACATGAACTCATCGCATCACTCGCTCTTCAGCATCGCAATGGATCTGACGCTAGTTTCAaggtttgttaaaaataaattaaacaataaaatcattaaaaaattattcattataaaaatatatatttattatttatttatttatttatagtcaAGTTCGAGTACTGAATCTGATTCGCTGCCTTTTGCAAATGAAAATGCGGGTACAATAAAACAGCGAGTAGCGAGAGTTCAAGAGTACGGTAATAATTCACCAAATCTCAGTGGTCATATGATGGGACATCATCAGCAGCATCATTCTCACCACCATCATCCACAGCATCACCACCATGTTGTTGGAAATGAATCCGGGAGAGATGAGCCCGCAGACGTATTAAATGACATCGGTAATATGCTTGCCAATTTGACAGACGAGCTTGACGCAATGCTCGAGGAGGAAAAGCGACAGGGCCTCAATTCATAATCACAATTAATGCTGATTATGTTATTACTGTGTAaacgttaaattaataataacaattataatgataacaataatgataacgattacaataataatgtaCTTTGTTTGTACTTTGTACTTGTATTGCGCTGCCATAGATCGGCAACAACGATATGAATTCGTTTGCCGTAGATGGAGATCCCGAGTCACTTACTTATTGCGAAGTAGATCGAGGATAGCCAgaagataaaataacattaacaAGTCGATTAACCAACGTCacttttagttattttttatttatccacGCACTGAATTTGTGGTTCTAAGTTCTGAGTGGATCTTCCGGCTGGATCTTCGTTCTAagcttatattttatttttaatattaaaaaagaaaaagtaaaaaaaaatgattaaatttaatatgattttaaaatgaaaatgaaaataaaaaaaataattctaagcATCATAAACCAGATTACGCTCTAGTGTGAACCGTAGTCACTGCGCAATTGCCAGAGAATAGCGTGTCAGTGTTTCTAGAGCTCATCTTTCTTTCATGATACCCATAAAAGTTTATGTGTTTATACTAAACCGAGAGTGTCGCGCACGTGCGGGTTAATTCAACTTCTCTAcagtatactttttttatagtataGACAGTACAGTACACTAAATTACTACCAATATACTACGAAAGCGagctcacttttttttttaaatcctcgGTTTATGCACACCACGGTACCAACTTGCTATTATCATTCAAACTCTTCCAAATAATTGTACACATTCCATttagaatcttttttattatttctataaccattattattactattattattattactaatattattattattatgttgtttttattttcaatctcAACCTTAAAGGTTCTACCGAGATTTTTtacgcataaaaaaaagtagttcaATAATAAAAGTCGTTACGACCGGTAGTAAAaagttagtttttttataatgaaataaaaaaatataataaatatgtgaatggaaaataaaaataaacaaaaatatcttCCTACTGTTTGAATggataaacaataaaataaaataataattaaaagtacatAATACAGGAAGACTGACTATTGAGAAATTCcagaataacaaaaaataaatgaataaaaaaaaaatatcgattgcTAATCGATGTTTTGTTTCTCCAATGCCTTGTTTCATTGCTACAAACAACACATGTTATGCTAATAATTGTGTGACGTAATGATCggtatataaaaacataccgAGCTATTGACTATTATATACaactataaacttttttataagttttacactatttaaataaaaattgaaacatAATACTGCGATTTACTATTTATACAGGTGCTCTGTTGCACTACACACTCGATTGTGACGTAAGTGCgtttaataaatgtttatgtAAAGCGTTTGTAACTACTTAATAATTGAATGTACTTTTAACGAAAACAAAgcaaaacaaacaaaatatgaTACACATTGTTGTTATCACACTTGCGAACTgtcaaaagtaataaaaatataaatgcttCAGTTGAAACTCCGAAATAGGAGACACTGTCGAAAGTTGGTGCTAAATTTTGTGAAGGTCTGTGATGTCACTCACAAATACTCCGCAGgataaaaaagtcattataCCAGggattgataagaaaaaaaataaaaacatccccaaaaatagatttttcgcaaatatttcaaaaactaaaaaaattcaagtctaAAAcgtgcttttttttattgacacaaaaaatagtatattacacaccaatGGAGAAAATTTCTACCTTCTTCCGTggtgtatataaaatttcacaccAAATCTGCGCCtggatatttaaatttttgtctgttCCTGGAAAAAATtgcgcatgcgctaatttctcataaatttaaagaaaaaaacgaCTTTGCTCCCTCTAAACAGAGCAAGAATGTAAACTTAGAACGCAAGTATGgtgaaaatagtatattacacacctagagAAAAAAGGAGAACATTCTAACTCGGGTGTATAATTGTCTACCTGAGCTGAAGACGATGATGACAAATACGTGGATTTGGACGTCTTTCCTCTCTCCGTGGTGTGTATGcaatttttcaccagatctgtgcctgaaagtttaaatttttgtctcaatTTCCGAGGAAAATGACGCATGCgctaatttattatctattttctCACAAATACAAAGAAAAGAACAACTTTTTTCCCTCTAAACAgggcaggaatttaaacttttagcACGTTTCGTgaataatttcttataattttttatgtgaattttttttctctacaaattttgtttgaaaGTTTTACaccttttttaacttcccgctatgaaaattgaaaattttcaaaaatggaagttattggtttcggtctgattttttgttgataaaatatttgcgaCAAATCTGTTTTTGGGgatgtctttttttttctcatcaactTCTGGGGATGATTCTTTTATTCTTGGGGTGTTTGTGGCTGACACCACAGCCCTCTAACAAAATTTGCATCAACCGAAAATGTCTCCTCTTTTGGAGTATCGACTGGAGCAAAAACATTTAACTCATACAAATAAATGTAGATCCAGTGGATCGAAGAATGTGCCCGGCCATGTGACACTTTAAATATACTACTTAAGATTTACGTTAGAGAGtaatctattaaataaaataaaattaaaaaaaattataattataataaaatgaatatgatTAAACGCCGATCCGACAATGTCGGATCGTGTACTTGTCTTGTTAACTACTGTAGAAAtatagttaaaatatataaatatatatatagataccaTGAAAGAGCAGCGGATTTAGGGACTTGTCggaagttttaataaataaattgtcaaaaagataaatttattaatatatttatcgagtagattttattttttatcttcgtCCTAGACTTTTACATTTTCCATTAACCCAACTCTCGTCTCTCGatcactttatatttatatctatactaTAAGTACATGTTTCCGTTTGTTATAacgaaaaaaactaaacaaatgTACACGGCAGCTGCCGATAATGCCCCGAAAATCAGTGCTTTACACATggtgtataaatattatatataattatactagTTATAGTTTTTTGTACAAAGGTACGTGTGTGTTACTGgtggatatttaaaattaaaataacccAGTCCACACTTAGACTTTACTGTACGCCCTTCCATGTTGtttttaatatacatttaaatatattatttagttcaataattataaaaattattcatcatttaaataaagcCGATTTAAAATCATTCCCGACATATCATATCAGATAAtctcttataatttatcatcacttttactattatttacgtctaaaaataaatgtgtagaaataaataacaggacaataataaaactacgtgacattttattttattaaaaaaatttttcaattttattgacaatcgaaatcaatttttctatacttaaattccaattattcacttaattaattactgtgtccatgtaatttatttctacagtatttaaaatttataataaaaataatatatatttaatataagcaACGGATAACTCTCAAATTCCTGTGGACATTTAACCACATGAAAGTCTGTCACTTGGGCGTATCATCCTTTCTACACAGTAACAAGACCAAGTGCTCAAGAAATACGATCGGAGAAACCTGGTCTTGTAACACCACCAGCAGCAGCAGCTAACatatacatatgcatatacatttacaaatacaaatttttatcttatatgGATTATATTATATACGACATATGAGGGTGAGTTAATATTTATACGGCAGCCGACTACGAGGACGTATCGTGTAACAAGGCTTGAAAACGTCCGgtttcaaatttcaaacaatCGGCGCCATTATTaagtgcgcatgcgcagttaCTTGGATTTCAATGGCGTCGCAAGGCGGGGAACTATCAAACAACCAAATAACTTAacaaaacaatatatatatatatatatatatatatatatatatatatatatatatatatatatatatatatatatatatatatattataaaaaaaaaagaggagaAAGGACCTTTTGAGTCTAATCAATCTTCGGATGACTTCTTTGTTATCCaggaagaataaaaaataaaaatagcagACCTGAATCaagaaataattgattataatttagtaCAGTATGTAATatgtttattaaatgttaactttgtttctttaattacAGAGAAAGTTTTAATGACAAATGTATAATTGCTTGTGTAGAGTTTGAATGGATGAAAAGGAGGCAAACAAAGACTAGAACGGAGGGTGGGTGCCAACAGCTGGTCCTATCCTGGGAGAGTACAGAGTATGGAGATGTTGCGTATCCTCGTACCGTTTAGCTGAACAGTGGGAGAGAAACTAGACTTTCAGTGCACACACGGTTTCTCGAGTGCCCGTAGTGGTGATCGTAGGCGCTGGCGTACACATTGCGCTGGTTTTGCTTTAGCTTTAGGCTTCTATCAGCTTTAGTATGTTGTTGTGCTTGTAGCGGTAGCATAGGCAGTAGTAACTCGGACACGGACAGTACGGACACAAACTCTGTTCTTAAATTTACGTGGAGCTGATCCTGGGACGCGCGTgctcactaaaaaaaataattattgttgttattattataactattgtGTAAGTAAACCGCGGTCGcgagttgattaaaaattggAGTAGCATCCAGAGCGCAAACAGCGGGCGAGTCCACCTGTTAAGCCGCGAGGAAGCTGCTCCTCTTGTTTTGCAAGTGGTTACACGCggtgttttttttgttatttatttatttattatttaaatttaaaaggacTCTTTTATCTTTACTAGGGAGAAGACTAACggatttaaagtttaaaattaataaaagctGCCGGATTACGGTATCGTAAAAAAAGACCAGGAATTAGTGGTGCCAGTGAGTTTACTAAGTGCTTGTTTTTTAAGAAAAGGTGtgcatttataattatttaatatttatatttttatattttaaggtGGATtatttacactaaaaaatcgggagtcaATTCGGagtgaatattaattttatttgaatccgaCTTTACTCTGTCACTCGAAGTAAATACTGAGTTTTTTTtcgagtgatttcggagtttgaattttttttcaattcgcACCCACTCCGATCTggagtttgaattttaaaataaagttccCTCCGAAGTGAATTTCACTTCGAGgggatgaaataaaaacaaatcacTCCAGATTAAATCAGCGTTCactcagtaaattttttacagtttgtATCtctattgttgttattattatttgaatcattGGATGAGGAAAAAACAG
The sequence above is drawn from the Microplitis demolitor isolate Queensland-Clemson2020A chromosome 3, iyMicDemo2.1a, whole genome shotgun sequence genome and encodes:
- the LOC103580732 gene encoding uncharacterized protein LOC103580732 isoform X1; this encodes MAITSVSSCLMGPPPLPPGKRFLATRSKKLSSTYLSFRDPAIESWMPGTSSPIVKDNPRCAVIKPLPPPLPPLPPVLIPPRPRSRASYTTCSSQDDFHFPRTTNLFRSQSEGNLRAKKSGSISGTASTITSLTPLDKCIKAIYGSWKNLMQLGGMSRPSKAVTQVKKVAPPAVPDVFRHSGSSFGSAGYASSEDGGFLSSGGGAPGDDGSYGMPAGKSPGPIYTHPGFAFPPVVGKYAHAEDQGIDMTQSPGRDSPGSSGSGSGSRHSTASLDSGRASGYHLGPRGPGGALTSSPRCSISSLGSHPDRPSDLDVHAWLTELQFEEYFQLFSSAGYDLATITRMTPEDLTAIGIKKPNHRKRLKAEIDNLNVGDGLPEHIPGSLEEWLRLLRLEEYLGALHQQGMRSVEDVTTLTWEDLEDIGIVRLGHQKKLLLAIKRVKDIRAGKRIQPLDLSRLPPHPGHTQDVVIQRGGSDLPSPDEDCSSPVLRSFQRNESSPWRSMYAALPAGVDYATVGRGPRGKSLESLEDAPLTYPPSPAPSSHMDSIGWRPRCFEDGDVTPTNEVSSMIEAGGNTLPRPRHCLVRPRPVAKLLDQVTATPGQFKSLPRDFDNKYQLTYGLESSPHLSKRRPPSPPRRQSSRDLGNNGGNGDVVIDCSGPVPTTCEEHHLHHHHHHHQQPPPPAPSGAPSTPQMHRPSSSMSRSWGSVSTNVNEEHELIASLALQHRNGSDASFKSSSSTESDSLPFANENAGTIKQRVARVQEYGNNSPNLSGHMMGHHQQHHSHHHHPQHHHHVVGNESGRDEPADVLNDIGNMLANLTDELDAMLEEEKRQGLNS
- the LOC103580732 gene encoding caskin-2 isoform X3, which encodes MRRISVGGMSRPSKAVTQVKKVAPPAVPDVFRHSGSSFGSAGYASSEDGGFLSSGGGAPGDDGSYGMPAGKSPGPIYTHPGFAFPPVVGKYAHAEDQGIDMTQSPGRDSPGSSGSGSGSRHSTASLDSGRASGYHLGPRGPGGALTSSPRCSISSLGSHPDRPSDLDVHAWLTELQFEEYFQLFSSAGYDLATITRMTPEDLTAIGIKKPNHRKRLKAEIDNLNVGDGLPEHIPGSLEEWLRLLRLEEYLGALHQQGMRSVEDVTTLTWEDLEDIGIVRLGHQKKLLLAIKRVKDIRAGKRIQPLDLSRLPPHPGHTQDVVIQRGGSDLPSPDEDCSSPVLRSFQRNESSPWRSMYAALPAGVDYATVGRGPRGKSLESLEDAPLTYPPSPAPSSHMDSIGWRPRCFEDGDVTPTNEVSSMIEAGGNTLPRPRHCLVRPRPVAKLLDQVTATPGQFKSLPRDFDNKYQLTYGLESSPHLSKRRPPSPPRRQSSRDLGNNGGNGDVVIDCSGPVPTTCEEHHLHHHHHHHQQPPPPAPSGAPSTPQMHRPSSSMSRSWGSVSTNVNEEHELIASLALQHRNGSDASFKSSSSTESDSLPFANENAGTIKQRVARVQEYGNNSPNLSGHMMGHHQQHHSHHHHPQHHHHVVGNESGRDEPADVLNDIGNMLANLTDELDAMLEEEKRQGLNS
- the LOC103580732 gene encoding uncharacterized protein LOC103580732 isoform X2, whose amino-acid sequence is MAITSVSSCLMGPPPLPPGKRFLATRSKKLSSTYLSFRDPAIESWMPGTSSPIVKDNPRCAVIKPLPPPLPPLPPVLIPPRPRSRASYTTCSSQDDFHFPRTTNLFRSQSEGNLRAKKSGSISGTASTITSLTPLDKCIKAIYGSWKNLMQLGGMSRPSKAVTQVKKVAPPAVPDVFRHSGSSFGSAGYASSEDGGFLSSGGGAPGDDGSYGMPAGKSPGPIYTHPGFAFPPVVGKYAHAEDQGIDMTQSPGRDSPGSSGSGSGSRHSTASLDSGRASGYHLGPRGPGGALTSSPRCSISSLGSHPDRPSDLDVHAWLTELQFEEYFQLFSSAGYDLATITRMTPEDLTAIGIKKPNHRKRLKAEIDNLNVGDGLPEHIPGSLEEWLRLLRLEEYLGALHQQGMRSVEDVTTLTWEDLEDIGIVRLGHQKKLLLAIKRVKDIRAGKRIQPLDLSRLPPHPGHTQDVVIQRGGSDLPSPDEDCSSPVLRSFQRNESSPWRSMYAALPAGVDYATVGRGPRGKSLESLEDAPLTYPPSPAPSSHMDSIGWRPRCFEDGDVTPTNEVSSMIEAGGNTLPRPRHCLVRPRPVAKVTATPGQFKSLPRDFDNKYQLTYGLESSPHLSKRRPPSPPRRQSSRDLGNNGGNGDVVIDCSGPVPTTCEEHHLHHHHHHHQQPPPPAPSGAPSTPQMHRPSSSMSRSWGSVSTNVNEEHELIASLALQHRNGSDASFKSSSSTESDSLPFANENAGTIKQRVARVQEYGNNSPNLSGHMMGHHQQHHSHHHHPQHHHHVVGNESGRDEPADVLNDIGNMLANLTDELDAMLEEEKRQGLNS
- the LOC103580732 gene encoding caskin-2 isoform X4, with product MSRPSKAVTQVKKVAPPAVPDVFRHSGSSFGSAGYASSEDGGFLSSGGGAPGDDGSYGMPAGKSPGPIYTHPGFAFPPVVGKYAHAEDQGIDMTQSPGRDSPGSSGSGSGSRHSTASLDSGRASGYHLGPRGPGGALTSSPRCSISSLGSHPDRPSDLDVHAWLTELQFEEYFQLFSSAGYDLATITRMTPEDLTAIGIKKPNHRKRLKAEIDNLNVGDGLPEHIPGSLEEWLRLLRLEEYLGALHQQGMRSVEDVTTLTWEDLEDIGIVRLGHQKKLLLAIKRVKDIRAGKRIQPLDLSRLPPHPGHTQDVVIQRGGSDLPSPDEDCSSPVLRSFQRNESSPWRSMYAALPAGVDYATVGRGPRGKSLESLEDAPLTYPPSPAPSSHMDSIGWRPRCFEDGDVTPTNEVSSMIEAGGNTLPRPRHCLVRPRPVAKLLDQVTATPGQFKSLPRDFDNKYQLTYGLESSPHLSKRRPPSPPRRQSSRDLGNNGGNGDVVIDCSGPVPTTCEEHHLHHHHHHHQQPPPPAPSGAPSTPQMHRPSSSMSRSWGSVSTNVNEEHELIASLALQHRNGSDASFKSSSSTESDSLPFANENAGTIKQRVARVQEYGNNSPNLSGHMMGHHQQHHSHHHHPQHHHHVVGNESGRDEPADVLNDIGNMLANLTDELDAMLEEEKRQGLNS